ACTGGGATTTTATGTTCCAACAAAATCCACCAATTTTGCAGTAATTATCCTCTTTCAATTGTGCTTATCGGGATCGGTGATGGACCATGGGACATGATGAGCCGATTTGATGACAACATACCTTATCGTGCATTTGATAATTTTCAGGTAAACCGTGTTTTCATTCTCTGGAGCTATGACACTTCAATGTAGATTAAACATGAGAAATACTAACTGGTGTTGGTGCAATGCAGTTTGTGAGCTTCACAGAGCagatgttgaaatcatcatcCAGCAAAAAGGAAGGAGACTTTGCTCTTTCCACATTGATGAAGAGTGCAGGACATTTTGAGGCCGCATCGAGCTTCCAGCTTGATGggtatttttttttgtctgGTCAAAGCCACACTCATCTCTAGAAATTTAGGTCCCTCTTTTAGATCTCGGTTGATTTATATCTAATAACTTTTGGGCAGTGAACAAAGAGGATTTTCAGATCGAAACGTGTTACCTCCACCTGTGGCTGATCAGAGACAGTATTCTGGATATTCATCCACCTGCAATAATGCATCAGTTCAAAAAATTGCATCAGCGGACAGTGATATGTGTGATCCACTGGTATGTCAGTGTCTTCCGAAACAATGAAACTGCAATTGTTGTCGGCCATAGTTCTGTTCCTTTACACATTTTTGCAGTGAATTTTTACTGGTCTTTTTCTGGTAATTGCCACTGGTTATAGTAGCAATCCTACCAATTAAATGATGGGACAGACTATAAATTTAGGTTCTTCCTTATATGTTACACTGATGCCTGACAGTTAATATGGCATATTGTTACCTGTGGGTTTTGAGTTTGCGCATTCCTCCCTCGAATGACAATGACAGGTGCAAAAATGCCATAAGAAAAGTTAGAAACACATGTGGCAAGTTAATGTGGCAGCGAATAACACATTCTAGTTCATAGTCTTAACGAGTTCCTAGGCGGAAGCTTGGATGTTTAGCAGCATAATTATTCGCTATCATTGAATAATGAAATGATATGTGCCGGCATttcaaaattgaaaaaaaaaacttgtaagTGCACCATCTGGTGATTTCATTTTTAGTCAGAAACTTAACATTAACTATACGTGATTACAGACTGCTGAGGGTCATAAAGTTACCAGTGCGCACAGGAATCCCAAGTTTGTAGAAATTGATAATGTCCATCATCCTGATTTGGAATCATATCTTCACATGACTGAGAGTCCTTCGGAAGAACTTGAAGACATAGAGTGCATTGAAGATCGACATGGTTGCAGATTGAAGCAAGAAATTTGTTCAAATGATAACGGAGATATTTCCAGGTAATATGTTGTTGTGGATTCGTATTTAGCAGAATTCTTTAAACTGTGCGGTATACATAGATCTTCCTGAGTCACTGATATGTACACTGCTCAATATTGTCAGTTGCTACATTCAATATTATACCTAAAATCTATAAGCAGCCAAGCCTTTTTGAACTGTAGTGGTGAAATCGTTTGAATGATGTCGAGGTCCATCTGCTtatgatatttttttagaagATAGCTTATTGCTTTGCTTTATAGATTGCCATTTGTTCGAGTAAACTTGCTTATGATATTTATTGCAACAAAATAGTTCAGCTGTGGGCAAATCTGCTTATATGGTGTTTCTAAAGTGCTTTTATTCTCATTCATCTATAGTTCTATACTTGTTTGATGCAGTACATCTGACAAGACAATTGTGAATTGGCTTTCACTCCCACCCGGTGTGGTGTGGCGCATTTGGGGTTCACTTTGCAAAGATTCTGATCGCCAAAAGATGCGCTTTGTCTCTAAGGAGTGGTATAAGGAGATACCTGAAGTTATGGCCCGACGCCCTTGGGTAATTGGGTCTGGTACGATTCATGGAATCTTCCATTCTATTAATGGGAAGAGTCTGTCGCAAATGAAGTTCAGGTGTGAAATACCAGATGGGTCTTTCTATAGTAGCTGTTCAAGCTTTCTCGTGATGCAGACAGACAACGAACATTTTTTGTGGAGCCCTAGCAACAGGATGTCTCTGAAACTGCCACTAAAGACATACGAGAAGATTGTAATGCATGAAGACTCTGATTCTTACGCCTTTGCCTACTCCAGTGGTAAGGTCAAATTTTCCTATGGAAGACCCCAAGTTGAGTCAAGCTGGAAGCAGATATTGTGCTATGACAAATCTATCGGAGATATTTGCCAGTGTGATAATGAATATTATGCTGTCAGTAACATGTTTCGCCTCTACTGGCTGGATCAAAAGAGCAGTAAGCTTGAACTTATTGGACCCGAGCAAACGTCAAATGACATCAAGAAATTACTGCTGGATGGAAATTTTCCAGACCACCTCTTCCTCGCTGATGTAAATCATGAGCTGGTGATTGTCGCAGTTGGCCGAAATCTGCGGTCTGTGGACTTGTTCAAGGTTCTCTGGATCAGTGACCGAATGACAAGTTTGGTAAGGGTCCCGGACCTTGGTATTTGGTCATTGTTTCTCGGCAGAAACCAAGCAATTGCATTAAGTGCTGACGACTTCCCTGGTATTAGTCCAAGCACTTTGTACCTTGCTTTAGATCCGCTGATGGATGATGAGGAGCCTACCGTGCAGTTGTACAATCTTGCGACAAGAAGTGTTGTAGATACAGGCTATCCGGTCCACAAGCTAGGTTCCCCCTTTTTTTACCAACCTGATATAGTTTCAGCATCTGTATTGTATGAGTGATTTGTCAGAACACTCCTGTTGATCATTACATGTTAAACACCGGATAAAATTCATCTAATGCATCTTGTTTACCAAGAGTCCCAGGACCTTGACGCTAGGGGTGGATATCAAGCTGGCTCGGATCGGCTCGGCTTGCTTCCGCTCGTTTTGATAACTTCGGCTCGTTGTGATAACATGCTGGCTCGGCTCGCTTTGGCTCGTTTTGATAACGagctagctcggctcggctcgttatctAAACGAGCAGAGAATGCGAGCTCGAGAGGGAGAGGACTAGAGGACGCCCGACCGCCGACCGCAGCACGACGGTGTGAGGGCGAAGGCTGGGCAAGGAAATCGAGCAAGAAACGAGAAGAGTTGAGAAATCCAAAACTGGCCGCCAGTAAAAAATAGCACTTAAAAATAATCCAGGCTCGTAGCAACTGTATTCTCATACCGACCCAAATTTAGCGCTTATAGTTATCGCATTGCATCCTTCCtacttctttctctctcttcctgGCATCTCCTTGGTCCTTAGCCACGACGCTGGAGCTGCAAACTCTGAGTTGTTATCCGACTACGACTTCTTTGAAAATAATACCCGACTCCGACTCAGTTCCGATCCCTTTCTTGCACTAACCCTACACGGCCTTTGACCGAGAGGTGACAGCCCTTATAATGAGAGCACCGTGCTAGATTTGCAACCTACTATTGTTACCAGCCGCGCGttcgatcgccgccgccgccgtcgcaatgTCGTACCACGTCGAACACCTGCACTCGGTCCAGGCCGTGGACGACGccatcgacggcgagggcgagaGCGGCCGCCTGGTGGTTGTCCGCTTCGGCCGCGGCGGGCACGCCGACTGCGCGCGCCTcgacgccgccctcgccgccgccgcggagcgggTCGGCCCCGTCGCGGCGCTGTACGCCGTCGACATCGACGAGGTGCAGGGCTTCAACGCCATGTACGAGCTGCACCTGCCCTGCACCCTCATGTTCTTCTACGGGTACCGGCACGTCGACGTTCGCAGCCTCCGCGGCAGGGACGACGTCGACTGGGCCGcgtactgcggcggcggcggcggcgggttcccCGGCCTCGTCCAGACGGTGCACCAGAGGGCTAAGGCCGGGCGTCGACTAGTCATACTCGACTAGTAGTAGGAGGAGGTAGCGAGCACCTAGCAGCGTAGTGAAGTAGTAGCAGCAGTGtggttgcaagttttttttttggataattGGTTGCAAGATAGAATAGTTGACAACGCTCATGCAGcaaacatgtttttttttcttcatctgTTCCTTCTTGTTGATGGGGTATCCCTTcatcacacacacatatatatacttcCAATAtgttccccagacatcaaagaGAACCCATTCAGATGTATACATTTCCATCTTCTAAGACAAATACAGGTTGTTCCAAACATCAGAACCCAGGGATATATAATGACTGAAATTGGACTCCTCGAGAGTTACAAAACACAAGAAGATTGGTCCATGTTGGGGCTCTCCAAAACTTAACGGTATCGACTAGTTATCGTCCCTCAGAGTTTGcagctccagaacaatacgtTGAACCATTCTAAGCCGCACGGTTCGAAGACTATAATATATTTACAGgggtaaaaataataataaaaaacttCGGGGGACCTGGGAGGCCTGGGCAAAGCTACCACGATATAATTTATATTGAATTCCCGCCAGCGGGCTCATGTAATATCCGCCTTTAGAATCCTCATCTTCCTTGGTCATACATGCTTAGAATCCTCATCTTCCTTGGCCAAACATGCTAGTCAAGTCAATCTTCAGAGTGGCAAGTCCAGTAGATCAGCCCACTGCAAGGTGCATCACCAACATTATAAGCGCTGGCCGGAAGGAAGGCGCAGCAGTGCAAGGAACAGACTATGGTATAGGCACGCGATAAGGAAGTAGCAAATACCTgactaacacacaaacacactgTATGACACCAGCAGTGCCAGTCCATGTAGATGGACCTGTGTCTGTAAGTGCGTCTTGAACCAAAAACCCAACCGCCCCAGCCAATGAGACAAAAGATACAACATATGAAATGAAAAGCCAGAGTTTCACCCTGCAATTCAACACATTCAAGGGTAAAAGTTAAAATCAGAGTGCAGCTCAGAGACATTTTGAGAGAATATCCTGACTTACCACAGTGGATCGTGCATGATAGTCTTTCCAAAAATAGCAAGTAGAGAAACAAGTCGTTGAAAACTGTGAACTAATTTTCACAAAGCCCAAAAGTAACAAGATTATGTATCTTTACCTTCCTATACATTTTAGTTTATTTGGCACAAAGGTTGGAAATTAGGGACAGAAGGTCTTGCCTTTGTTCTGATTATACTGATACCTGTTAGGATTTCATTTATGTGTTATTTTTTTGCTTACTGTTGCACTGATCCCAGTTCCATGGTTGTTTGATTCATACAACATGAAAACGGCATCATCACATAATTTTACCACAGTTCAGTTGTTCAAGTGCACAGTTCAACCATAATTTATCAGAACACAATATCTACCCTAGTGCTTCTGTTATGACCCTGTTTTTTAAAGAAATCTTATGACCTTTTAAGTAACCATTGCTTCAAATTCAAACCAAATAAGCCCAAATGCCTAATACACCGCTCCTGTCGAAACAAAATTGAAACAACTAAAAATCCAAAATCACTTGCTCAATCAATCAAGACACTTTGTGATGATGCCCAAATGAAGATTTAATTTTACACCTCATAATGTTCTAGGGTACAATGAAAATTTCTATGCTACAATATGCATATCCAATTTAATTTCAAACCCATGTACATATGGAAAGTCGTCCAGCAAGTAATGCAATCACAACTAGCACGATCAAGCATCGAATTTGCCAAATCAAACTGCTAAACCTCCCAGTGTTCAATTAGACGCATCATAGTACAGTTAACAAACGAAATAACCGCAATTACACCGACAAGTTCGAGAATCTTGGCCTTACCTCCACTCGTAGTCGTCGTAGGGCGAGTAGTAGCCGTCGCCGATGTCCTCCCGGTTGACGCAGTTGAACATGAGCGCCGCGAACATGGCGAAGAACCCTAACGAAGCAAGAACCCAGAGGGCACGATCGGTTGAAAACCCCAAGATTTCGGGACGCACGGAGCGAAGGGAGGCGGGACGGCGGGGACGACGCTTGCGGAGACCGCGCACCGCGCGCGTACGTACCTGGGAGGTAGTGGAggaaggggacggcggcggcgctgcagacgACGGCGTCGACCCAGAACCACCACCCGGCCCCGaagacggcgccggcgacgcccgGGCCCACGACCGGCCAAGCCGCCAGGAGGTTGTTGTGGTCCATCGCCCCGCGGTGGCCGCCTCCGACTCCGACGCCGGCAAGGGGAGAGACCGACTGGGGAGTGGGGACGGGGAGACGATTTGTTCAGTCTAGTCCTTGAAAGTTTTAGTATTGTGATTTTGCTTAAAGGCTGAGGAGACGAGTGTAGCATTTCTAGATTGCTCCTTCACGAGAGAAAAGGTGCACTTTCTGTAGACCGTAGGGAACTAGcgataaaagaaaaatagctcATCGCAATTCGGAAGCAGGATCAGTATGAACCTTGCAAATTTAAACGAATCACCAATCTTCTTGGTTCATAATAAGTTCTGCATTCAAGCAGGGCTCGACAAATACGAACTGTTCCAGAAGTATGGCATCACATAAAACAAAGTTAGGAGGTCCAGTTCCCACATTTCGTAAAGCTTGCTTGATCGGGTATTTTTATAGGTTTTTGCTTTAGAGTTTTGAATTGATTCCAAACCTGAACACATCTAGCAGGAACCAAGCTAATGTATATCGAGATAAAGACACAAACACATTTCAAGATTCCAGCAGCGCTGAAGCACAAGCAGACTGCAGGAGTTCATGATCAAAGATCGACATACAACTCTTTTCAATACCCACGATCAGTGACAAGAGCCCACATTTGCAAGACAAACACGGGCCTACAGGAGCGCACCACTATGCCACTACTTGCTAGCCGATTTCGATTGGGAACTCCGATGATCCTTGGCGAGGCCTGACCTCTGGAGACTTTCTACAATCTGTTCCACCGCGCGATCTCCTCTCTCGAGGACGCCCTCCAGCACCTTCACCTTCTCCATCAACTGCTCAGCATCCATGTTCGCTGAGCTCACCAGCTTATCTGCAGCCTTCAACGCCGCGCATAGCTAGAGGCAGACAGAAAAACAACATTCATAGTTCCATAGAACAGCTACAGGCGCAGttgcattaaaaaaaagaaacggGAAAGCAAGAACCATACCTTCAGCATCAGCGATGGCCATGAAGGATCGTTCTCTTGGAGCGCCTTCATCAGAAACGGGAAAGCAAGAACCATACCTAATAGCACCAGGAATAACCCAAATTCAATGGCTTTGAgttgagacttgagagagaTCACGAGTCCAATAAATCAGATCGCAAGTAGGTTACATTATAACAACATATCGATGAACAAAACAGCAGTTTTATGACTTGGGAGGGATGTCTCACTCATATCACTCATTGCTCATTTCACAtgagga
This window of the Panicum virgatum strain AP13 chromosome 1K, P.virgatum_v5, whole genome shotgun sequence genome carries:
- the LOC120705624 gene encoding uncharacterized protein LOC120705624 isoform X1 — translated: MDPGRGPAERPPSLAASPCKKRKVAGAHSHGSLDSPNLIIGIGFAKSNECTGKISNKNLHVIGDTPNPYEQVISAIGRTLSPFDEEKLILCFGFGDESTRDHSVFSFYSDNQPCCGFKQALARYRELVPQLSFAGPTSFAPIIETVIGIVENSGGQYHVLLIIADGQVTRNIETGNGQLSPQEEETLDAIVKASNYPLSIVLIGIGDGPWDMMSRFDDNIPYRAFDNFQFVSFTEQMLKSSSSKKEGDFALSTLMKSAGHFEAASSFQLDGEQRGFSDRNVLPPPVADQRQYSGYSSTCNNASVQKIASADSDMCDPLTAEGHKVTSAHRNPKFVEIDNVHHPDLESYLHMTESPSEELEDIECIEDRHGCRLKQEICSNDNGDISSTSDKTIVNWLSLPPGVVWRIWGSLCKDSDRQKMRFVSKEWYKEIPEVMARRPWVIGSGTIHGIFHSINGKSLSQMKFRCEIPDGSFYSSCSSFLVMQTDNEHFLWSPSNRMSLKLPLKTYEKIVMHEDSDSYAFAYSSGKVKFSYGRPQVESSWKQILCYDKSIGDICQCDNEYYAVSNMFRLYWLDQKSSKLELIGPEQTSNDIKKLLLDGNFPDHLFLADVNHELVIVAVGRNLRSVDLFKVLWISDRMTSLVRVPDLGIWSLFLGRNQAIALSADDFPGISPSTLYLALDPLMDDEEPTVQLYNLATRSVVDTGYPVHKLGSPFFYQPDIVSASVLYE
- the LOC120705624 gene encoding E3 ubiquitin-protein ligase RGLG2-like isoform X4 — its product is MDPGRGPAERPPSLAASPCKKRKVAGAHSHGSLDSPNLIIGIGFAKSNECTGKISNKNLHVIGDTPNPYEQVISAIGRTLSPFDEEKLILCFGFGDESTRDHSVFSFYSDNQPCCGFKQALARYRELVPQLSFAGPTSFAPIIETVIGIVENSGGQYHVLLIIADGQVTRNIETGNGQLSPQEEETLDAIVKASNYPLSIVLIGIGDGPWDMMSRFDDNIPYRAFDNFQFVSFTEQMLKSSSSKKEGDFALSTLMKSAGHFEAASSFQLDGEQRGFSDRNVLPPPVADQRQYSGYSSTCNNASVQKIASADSDMCDPLTAEGHKVTSAHRNPKFVEIDNVHHPDLESYLHMTESPSEELEDIECIEDRHGCRLKQEICSNDNGDISSSILV
- the LOC120705624 gene encoding E3 ubiquitin-protein ligase RGLG2-like isoform X3, with amino-acid sequence MDPGRGPAERPPSLAASPCKKRKVAGAHSHGSLDSPNLIIGIGFAKSNECTGKISNKNLHVIGDTPNPYEQVISAIGRTLSPFDEEKLILCFGFGDESTRDHSVFSFYSDNQPCCGFKQALARYRELVPQLSFAGPTSFAPIIETVIGIVENSGGQYHVLLIIADGQVTRNIETGNGQLSPQEEETLDAIVKASNYPLSIVLIGIGDGPWDMMSRFDDNIPYRAFDNFQFVSFTEQMLKSSSSKKEGDFALSTLMKSAGHFEAASSFQLDGEQRGFSDRNVLPPPVADQRQYSGYSSTCNNASVQKIASADSDMCDPLTAEGHKVTSAHRNPKFVEIDNVHHPDLESYLHMTESPSEELEDIECIEDRHGCRLKQEICSNDNGDISSTSDKTIVNWLSLPPGVVWRIWGSLCKDSDRQKMRFVSKEWYKEIPEVMARRPWVIGSGTIHGIFHSINGKSLSQMKFRCEIPDGSFYSSCSSFLVMQTDNEHFLWSPSNRMSLKLPLKTYEKIVMHEDSDSYAFAYSSAMTNLSEIFASVIMNIMLSVTCFASTGWIKRAVSLNLLDPSKRQMTSRNYCWMEIFQTTSSSLM
- the LOC120705624 gene encoding uncharacterized protein LOC120705624 isoform X2 → MDSRPAVAGAHSHGSLDSPNLIIGIGFAKSNECTGKISNKNLHVIGDTPNPYEQVISAIGRTLSPFDEEKLILCFGFGDESTRDHSVFSFYSDNQPCCGFKQALARYRELVPQLSFAGPTSFAPIIETVIGIVENSGGQYHVLLIIADGQVTRNIETGNGQLSPQEEETLDAIVKASNYPLSIVLIGIGDGPWDMMSRFDDNIPYRAFDNFQFVSFTEQMLKSSSSKKEGDFALSTLMKSAGHFEAASSFQLDGEQRGFSDRNVLPPPVADQRQYSGYSSTCNNASVQKIASADSDMCDPLTAEGHKVTSAHRNPKFVEIDNVHHPDLESYLHMTESPSEELEDIECIEDRHGCRLKQEICSNDNGDISSTSDKTIVNWLSLPPGVVWRIWGSLCKDSDRQKMRFVSKEWYKEIPEVMARRPWVIGSGTIHGIFHSINGKSLSQMKFRCEIPDGSFYSSCSSFLVMQTDNEHFLWSPSNRMSLKLPLKTYEKIVMHEDSDSYAFAYSSGKVKFSYGRPQVESSWKQILCYDKSIGDICQCDNEYYAVSNMFRLYWLDQKSSKLELIGPEQTSNDIKKLLLDGNFPDHLFLADVNHELVIVAVGRNLRSVDLFKVLWISDRMTSLVRVPDLGIWSLFLGRNQAIALSADDFPGISPSTLYLALDPLMDDEEPTVQLYNLATRSVVDTGYPVHKLGSPFFYQPDIVSASVLYE
- the LOC120654910 gene encoding thioredoxin-like protein YLS8, whose protein sequence is MSYHVEHLHSVQAVDDAIDGEGESGRLVVVRFGRGGHADCARLDAALAAAAERVGPVAALYAVDIDEVQGFNAMYELHLPCTLMFFYGYRHVDVRSLRGRDDVDWAAYCGGGGGGFPGLVQTVHQRAKAGRRLVILD
- the LOC120705675 gene encoding transmembrane protein 50 homolog, producing MDHNNLLAAWPVVGPGVAGAVFGAGWWFWVDAVVCSAAAVPFLHYLPGFFAMFAALMFNCVNREDIGDGYYSPYDDYEWRVKLWLFISYVVSFVSLAGAVGFLVQDALTDTGPSTWTGTAGVIQCVCVLVSGLIYWTCHSED
- the LOC120705691 gene encoding uncharacterized protein LOC120705691 yields the protein MRGVGGPLLTIGDLLSDLAVDGGDDPLAAGGDASVPSSPSAEQQAGEADPSDLSRLFEVRSWFRMVLAFPFLMKALQENDPSWPSLMLKLCAALKAADKLVSSANMDAEQLMEKVKVLEGVLERGDRAVEQIVESLQRSGLAKDHRSSQSKSASK